CATCAGGCACAGGCAGAATGCCAGCATGGCTACCAGGGCGAGCGTGCCCCAAAGGAGGAGTCCATGGATTACCTCTGGGGTAGCTGTCGCTGGCTCGCGTGCACCAACCACAGCGTGCACAAACAGCAGCGAGAACACCACGAATGCAAGCGCCGAGAGGATCGAAGGTACTCGAGTGTTCAGAAAGCGATTGAGCATCTACTCGCTATTCTGACGTGAAGTAATCCACCGCAACCGGGGACTCAAATAGGGAATAGTCGCGCGTGACAACGGTGATGCCGCTGTCGGTCACGAAGAAATTGCGCCGGTCCTCTTCGAGGTCGTACCCGATCACGCTGCCCTCGGGAATGTGGACGTCGCGATCGACGATGGCACGGCGGATGCGGCAGTGGCGTCCGATGTTTACGTGGGAAAAGATGATGCAGGATTCGACTTCCGCATAGGAGTTCACGCGCACGTCTGGCGACATAACGCACTTGCGCACGGAAGCGCCGGAGACGATGCATCCGGAAGAAACTACCGAGTCGACGGCCATTCCTGTACGTCCGGGCTCGCTGAAGACAAACTTCGCCGGTGGATATTGACGCTGATGGGTTCGGATCGGCCAGGCCTTGTCGTACAGATTGAAGACAGGTGACACGGCGACAACGTCCATGTTGGCTTCAAAGTATGCGTCGAGCGTGCCTACGTCGCGCCAGTAGAGTGCTTCTTTTTTGTTTTCATCGATGAAGTTGAAGGCATAGACACGGTATTCGTCGAGCAGTTTTGGGAGGATGTCGTGACCAAAGTCGTGGGAAGACTCGGGATCCTCTGCATCTTTGAGCAGTGCCGGCAAAAGGACGTCGGTGTTGAACAGATATACGCCCATCGACCCGGAGCACATGTTCGGATTGAAGGGTGAGCGGAGTTGTGTAGACTTGGGTTTCTCTTC
The window above is part of the Acidobacteriota bacterium genome. Proteins encoded here:
- the glgC gene encoding glucose-1-phosphate adenylyltransferase, whose amino-acid sequence is MKDTLGVLLAGGAGERLFPLTRDRAKPAVTFGGNYRIIDITLSNCINSDLRKVYILTQYKALSLNRHIREGWGTIVASELGEFIEILPPMKRVSENWYMGTADAVYQNIYSIGSEQPKYVLVLSGDHIYKMNYDLMMRQHVDAGADVTLATILIDPSESSRFGVVEIDRESRVVGFEEKPKSTQLRSPFNPNMCSGSMGVYLFNTDVLLPALLKDAEDPESSHDFGHDILPKLLDEYRVYAFNFIDENKKEALYWRDVGTLDAYFEANMDVVAVSPVFNLYDKAWPIRTHQRQYPPAKFVFSEPGRTGMAVDSVVSSGCIVSGASVRKCVMSPDVRVNSYAEVESCIIFSHVNIGRHCRIRRAIVDRDVHIPEGSVIGYDLEEDRRNFFVTDSGITVVTRDYSLFESPVAVDYFTSE